A section of the Triticum dicoccoides isolate Atlit2015 ecotype Zavitan chromosome 7A, WEW_v2.0, whole genome shotgun sequence genome encodes:
- the LOC119333146 gene encoding uncharacterized protein LOC119333146, translating to MAEFSPRHRVINSYRWDVERLLGRLIVIIPATFVDACFVHSLEASRVAGSGRRASLKAAWTVHIYQGEGDAVYLLLHSAAYGRYLAATARRAPLGLGHNGFRAEQRNYDEPDVQAIMWEAVGAGSGDDVMLRNVGGCYLRANGRYLRWNTGVSVEDMDRVTNMARWIVEPIPAREAGMPDLPGPPNRVLYMVLGQAWRTIVFVRANAEGFYDEGNWHIFPFRGRSVNHLRNELADRIAFIDGQYPDGIAMCVRAGLYGRPTPLVVDLPRYSGHAEAHQIVVMMSGTPAYDELRYPDVNAI from the exons ATGGCGGAGTTCTCGCCCCGCCACCGGGTAATCAACTCCTATCGGTGGGACGTCGAGCGCCTCCTCGGCCGCCTTATAGTCATCATCCCTGCCACCTTCGTCGACGCCTGCTTCGTG CACTCTCTAGAAGCAAGCCGTGTTGCCGGAAGCGGCCGCCGCGCCTCGCTGAAGGCCGCGTGGACGGTGCACATCTACCAGGGTGAGGGCGACGCCGTGTACCTGCTCCTCCACAGCGCCGCCTACGGCCGCTACCTCGCCGCCACGGCCAGGCGCGCGCCGCTCGGGCTCGGCCACAACGGCTTTCGCGCCGAGCAGCGCAACTACGATGAGCCGGACGTGCAGGCCATCATGTGGGAGGCCGTCGGGGCGGGCTCCGGTGACGACGTCATGCTCCGCAACGTCGGCGGCTGCTACCTCCGCGCCAACGGCAGGTACCTCCGCTGGAACACCGGCGTCAGCGTCGAGGACATGGACAGAGTCACCAACATGGCGCGCTGGATCGTCGAGCCCATCCCCGCCAGAGAGGCGGGCATGCCTGACCTTCCTGGCCCGCCC AACCGCGTCCTCTACATGGTGCTCGGCCAGGCGTGGCGGACGATCGTGTTCGTGCGAGCGAACGCCGAGGGGTTCTACGACGAGGGCAACTGGCACATCTTCCCTTTCAGGGGGAGGTCCGTGAACCACCTGAGGAACGAGCTGGCGGACCGCATCGCCTTCATCGACGGCCAGTACCCCGACGGCATCGCCATGTGCGTCCGGGCGGGCCTCTACGGGAGGCCGACTCCACTCGTCGTCGATCTGCCCCGCTACTCTGGCCACGCCGAGGCCCACCAGATTGTCGTGATGATGTCCGGGACCCCTG